CATTTGTGGCATTTACTCAGATTGTCTCTAAATTTGAACAGCAAATATATTCtattttaaaggtccaatgcagccattttctaaaatcaattaagtaccttactgtgattgttttcaatcaaaatggttaaaaaaaaatatatatatatatactgtatataaaaaattgcttcttagcaaagagcattttctcaagcaagaattttgctaggacggTCTGGGAGGGGTCTGAGTcgggattattattatttttttgagtGGCAAGAGTGTGGCGTCTTGGAGTGTAGTTTCCTCTCAGTTTCTAATGTTCCACGTCATCATCAGTTCCACGTCATCAGGTCGTTGGGTATGGACAAGAGTCTTTTCACGCGCCTTGAGAATCACAGTGAGGCTGTAGTCAAGCTGAACATCCAGTACAGGAAGAACAGGTGGGTTATTCTCCCTAAGAAAATCATGTCAACTATTTcatcaaatttttttttttttttcaaatatcATATCTCCTTTTCTATGCACTCAAAAGTTGCTGTTTTCATCCATCAATGTTTTTAAACTAATTTCTTGGTGTCCCACCCTGTAAGATCATGTCCCTGAGAAACACTGATGTAAGGAGGCAGGCTTGAGTGTGGCTCATTGCGTAAGGCCGACTGCATGCTAACCTTGCCCTCCCAGGGCTCTATCCAGAGGCAGCTGGGGCTGATCCATCCGGTAGACCTGGCCTGGGTCcaggcagctctctctctcttttctctctctctctctctctctttctcttagtaaacagcatagtgggtcaatttccggaACAACTAAGAGCGATTAGTTAGTGTAGTAATACCTCTACATGTATCAGTATTAATCACAAAACGGGGCACCACGGGGCATTTTGAATCAAAACTGTCGTGGAACACAAAGAAATGGATGTTGAACCAGTGACCAGATTACTGCATACTTTCTTCAAGACAGATATGCAGTTCTGATACACAGTACATACAATCTCTATCATTGCTGTGAATCTATGTAAATCAGACAAATTATTTTAAAATGAATTATTTTGtgtatttcatttgattttcATTGAAGCTCTCACCTTCAGTAGCAGGATGACTAAGCCGTGCATCAGATCAGCTTCCGTTTGGTTGCTGATTCCCACCTTGTCAACTGTCTCCAGGACAGGAACCGGACAGACAGCTGCAGCATGCAGACACAGGTCcaataacatactgtacataggtccaacaacacagttacacaataCACAGGTCAAACAAGCCACACTTAAAGGTAGAGTCAGCGAATTGCCATTGCCACTAGCAGCACAGCAGATATTCAGATGAACGAGATATGTTACAGTGTGGTAGCCAGGAtaccaaaacagcagagaagtttAGCCTTATACCCTCCTGTTCTACTAGGCTGGTTGCAGGGCCAGTGACATTGGGGTCTTAGGCCTGCTAACTGCGCAAGCCTTCAGCACTGTGGAGGTCAACGCTGTGGAGAAGTACAACAGTGTCATCACCATTTCCCTCGTCAGTCACCCAGAAGGCAACGTGAGTGGACCTTAAACCAACCATGTCTCTTGAGATCTGAACCTTTACTTGGTCAAAGTGCATAACTTTTGGATGGATAGTTATAACAGACTTTGAGAAAATTTCAACATTAATTATTTGTATCTAAATTGGACATATTGTATGGGTCATGACCTTCGACCTGTGTGTGACCTGGTCTGAGCTGTTGAAAGACTAGAGGAGGCTGAATGTAGCCATCACAAAAGCTCCTCATGGTGGTCTCGGCCACCATCCTGCACTGCTACGCCCCTCTGGAGAAACTCCACAGCCACCTCAACCAGGAGAGCATGATATCTTTTACACTGCCCAGCATGGCCTTATCCGTATGGCCTTAACCTTGGATGAGAGAAATACAGTGACGAATGGATTGTGTAGTTTGCAGATAAGCTGGCTGATATATTGTAGAGGTGCTGTGATATGTCAATGTTGTATGGAGATCAGTATTTTACAGGTTTTAACAGTGCTTAAAGTTGTTGTATGATGATCAGTATTTTACAGGTTTTAACAGTGCTTAAAGTTGTTGTATGGAGATCAGTATTTTACAGGATTTAACAGTGCTTAAAGTTGTTGTATGATGATCAGTATTTTCCAGGTTTTAACAGTGCTTAAAGTTGTTGTATGATGATTGATAATAACTGTTCAATCCACTCAGGATTGTTTTTATTAATTGTCCCACGTTTTCCAGCTCCCCCCAGCAGCCCATGAGGTATGACTCCCCATGCAGCTGTAACAAGACATCTGAGGTATGAATCCCCATGCACCTGTAACAGGACATCTGAGGTATAACTCCCCATGCACCTGTAACAGGACATCTGAGGTATGACTCCCCATGCACCTGTAACAGGACATCTGAGGTATGACTCCCCATGCACCTGTAACAGGACATCTGAGGTATGACTCCCCATGCACCTGTAACAGGACATCTGAGGTATGACTCCCCATGCACCTGTAACAGGACATCTGAGGTATGACTCCCCATGCACCTGTAACAGGACATCTGAGGTATGACTCCCCATGCACCTGTAACAGGACATCTGAGGTATGACTCCCCATGCACCTGTAACAGGACATCTGAGGTATGACTCCCCATGCACCTGTAACAGGACATCTGAGGTATGACTCCCCATGCACCTGTAACAGGACATCTGAGGTATAACTCCCCATGCACCTGTAACAGGACATCTGAGGTATGACTCCCCATGCACCTGTAACAGGACATCTGAGGTATGACTCCCCATGCACCTGTAACAGGTCATCTGAGGTATGACTCCCCATGCACCTGTAACAGGACATCTGAGGTATGACTCCCCATGCACCTGTAACAGGACATCTGAGGTATGACTCCCCATGCACCTGTAACAGGACATCTGAGGTAGAACAGTGCCTTTCCTCTGCTCACCATCTGGAAATCAGCCTTCAGACAGATCAAGCAATGGATCCATCTCTAAATATTGATTACTTTAATTGCTCCTGGCCGCCTTAAAAAGTTGAAAGTATGCTACAGTATTTTTGGAGATGAGTGTTTTACAAAGCCATTGCATCTATGGGTTGGTATGTTTATTGTTTTAACTATGGGTTGGAATGTTTATTGTTTTAACTATGGGTTGGAATGTTTATTGTTTTAACTATGGGTTGGAATGTTTATTGTTTTAACTATGGGTTGGAATGTTTATTGTTTTAACTATGGTTGGAATGTTTATTGTTTTAACTATGGGTTGGAATGTTTATTGTTTTAACTATGGGTTGGTATGTTTATTGTTTTAACTATGGGTTGGAATGTTTATTGTTTTAACTATGGGTTGGAATGTTTATTGTTTTAACTATGGGTTGGAATGTTTATTGTTTTAACTATGGGTTGGAATGTTTATTGTTTTAACTATGGGTTGGAATGTTTATTGTTTTAACTATGGGTTGGTATGTTTATTGTTTTAACTATGGGTTGGAATGTTTTGCTATTGTTTTAAAGATTTCTATTACAACAGAATGTGACCATTCGAAAGCTGAAGTACAGGTACCATTAACACTGAATCTGCACAATCATTAGGGCTATGTAGCAATACTCTGCAGCAAAACAAATTCATGAATTACTCAAACTTTGCTCTGACCTTTCCTCACACAGACCTGTTAGATTAAGATTGGTAATTAGTCATGTTTTTGAGACAGTACTGATTGTCAAGCTTTTACTTTTTATATGTGAATAAATAATTTTTGGTATTATTGTACATGTTTATTTCCCTGTTAGTCAGTAAAAACTGTTGAAATACAGTCGTCACCATATGTATTTGAACAACGAAGCTAAAATTTGAATTCAAGTTTGGGGATACCTAAAGTGCTTTTATTTCTTAAAGGAGAAGTTCACTTTATTATTTGAGGCAAATATGTATTTTGGAatgtaaatggcatgttatagaagAATCCAGACACCTTGTTTTTTGCAATTTCACTTGGTTTTGAGCAACTTACCCCGACCAGTGATACACTTCCTCAGTCGTCGTTTTGAACAAATGCTCCAGAAACATAACTTTAGAAATGCAggtgcaggtctttagatgttgtacacatgaaacTGTCAATCCAAAATTTAACTGCAAAATTATATTCCACTTTGTACAACTTGAGTCATACTTTCTTTGTGTGTGCATAAGCAGGCTACACATAGATATCACAGCTGGAAAGGGGAAACAAAATGGAATATAACttataatataaatataatataaaatTCAGAATGgcacaatttcatgtgtacaacatctaaagacctgcatcattATACTGAGAGTGCTTCCGTTTCTTAAAAGATGTATTTGGGGGTGTGTTTTTATGTTGTTGCTTTTGTTCATGTTTTATCTAAACCCCTACCCTGCAGAATGAGCATGAGAAAGTATATTGCTGGCAGGGGAAGTTTCTCAAAACCAAGTGAAATTGCAACAAATAAAAATGTTTGGACCCTTCTATAACCAAAATACAGCTTTTGGTTTAAATAAAGTGAACTTCCTTAATGGTTAAaccgatatgtatgaaaatacccccaaataaaaggtgacattcagTAGTCACCTCATATTCAAAACTTGATCTCAtttccaaaatgctggagtatagagacattttaaaatgttgcatCACTGTCCAAATAGTGAGGATTGTATGCTGAATGTTGACTAACAATTTGAAACAATAGAATAATCTCTCAAAACCCAAATAATCTGTAGACACAGTCAGAGTTTTTTAAAATTTAATTGCTACGCTCCTGTTGTACATTTAGCTAGGTCTGAGTAAACAGTATAGTCTCTACCCAGTGAGAATCCCCTGCAGGACGGTTACCGCCTGGCCAGCGATATTGAGCCTGCCATCATCCTGTAGCTCAAGCTCCAGCTCCCCACCACGGCTAGAGCACTGATAGGCTGTCGCACAGGGGGAAAATATAGTATGTTAGTGGCAGTTCTTCAAATTATTCCATTTACATAATTATTGATTGGATTTTACTGGACTCAAGATGTACCTGTCCACCAGTATCTgtaaatgtattgttctgtgcaATGGAATTTGACCTCCATGTTGCAATACTGTTTAGATTACCCACCCAGCATCTTTTTCTTGCCAAGTTTCTCTGACCAGTAGCCTGCAAGGACAGTATGCGCAGAgcctaaaaaaaatatttaaaaatatatatatttgaattaAAGGTTCTAAAGGCCTACAGAATAAGACAGGCCAATGTCCTCTGTTCTTACCAGTCACAGGGTCCTCAGGAACCCCGAACCAGGGGAAGAAGTTTCTGGAGTAGAAGTcatagccagacagacagccagggtcTCCGATCATGGTGACAAgcagacccctaaccctcccgCCAGTGTCTACACGGAGCAGAACTGCTGGGTCTGGCTGCAGGGACGTGAGCACTGACCTATAACCCAAGACTCACTGTTTCAATCCCTTTCAGGTTAAGTTGCCCTTCCATCCTCTCCGTTTTCCAACAGCTCAGGGATAATGAAATGAGTGcttttattatatattttaaaGTTACCTGTCACAACTGTCAGGAAGGCGCACCATTAGCATTTTGGTGGTGGCACAGAGGCACACTTCTTGAACTGGCTGGTCTCCCACAGCAGCCTGCACATACACATTAAGACTGTCACATCAAGTCTTATTCTTCACCATCAATTATAGAAACAGTGATAAGAAGGACGATGCACTTACTTTAACTATGTCTT
This genomic interval from Salvelinus fontinalis isolate EN_2023a chromosome 30, ASM2944872v1, whole genome shotgun sequence contains the following:
- the LOC129828671 gene encoding phenazine biosynthesis-like domain-containing protein isoform X3 translates to MEIPVFTVDAFTNLPFKGNPAAVCLLLHELQDDMYQNIAAEMNLSETAFIIRLNSKDDFSSENVNSTVVFETLSGELYVRQQGESIVMDFPLNKPTPVCLKEFKDIVKAAVGDQPVQEVCLCATTKMLMVRLPDSCDRSVLTSLQPDPAVLLRVDTGGRVRGLLVTMIGDPGCLSGYDFYSRNFFPWFGVPEDPVTGSAHTVLAGYWSEKLGKKKMLAYQCSSRGGELELELQDDGRLNIAGQAVTVLQGILTG
- the LOC129828671 gene encoding phenazine biosynthesis-like domain-containing protein 2 isoform X2, which encodes MEIPVFTVDAFTNLPFKGNPAAVCLLLHELQDDMYQNIAAEMNLSETAFIIRLNSKDDFSSGARFRLRWFTPTTEVPLCGHATLASAAVLFYKKKNVNSTVVFETLSGELYVRQQGESIVMDFPLNKPTPVAAVGDQPVQEVCLCATTKMLMVRLPDSCDRSVLTSLQPDPAVLLRVDTGGRVRGLLVTMIGDPGCLSGYDFYSRNFFPWFGVPEDPVTGSAHTVLAGYWSEKLGKKKMLAYQCSSRGGELELELQDDGRLNIAGQAVTVLQGILTG
- the LOC129828671 gene encoding phenazine biosynthesis-like domain-containing protein isoform X1, producing the protein MEIPVFTVDAFTNLPFKGNPAAVCLLLHELQDDMYQNIAAEMNLSETAFIIRLNSKDDFSSGARFRLRWFTPTTEVPLCGHATLASAAVLFYKKKNVNSTVVFETLSGELYVRQQGESIVMDFPLNKPTPVCLKEFKDIVKAAVGDQPVQEVCLCATTKMLMVRLPDSCDRSVLTSLQPDPAVLLRVDTGGRVRGLLVTMIGDPGCLSGYDFYSRNFFPWFGVPEDPVTGSAHTVLAGYWSEKLGKKKMLAYQCSSRGGELELELQDDGRLNIAGQAVTVLQGILTG